A window of Rhinatrema bivittatum chromosome 2, aRhiBiv1.1, whole genome shotgun sequence contains these coding sequences:
- the LOC115083191 gene encoding gastrula zinc finger protein XlCGF8.2DB-like has translation MVQIGVVSELTFRGILEDWCQHGEHTVQQRIHTSVKRFTCTECGKSFSNKTNLIIHERIHTGIKPFTCSECGKSYSQKSSLTSHQRIHSGVKPFTCTECGKNFRQKKHLTNHERIHTGIKPFTCSECGKSNSQKKYLIIHERIHTGVKPFTCTECGKSFSQKSSLTSHQRIHTGVKPFTCTECGKSFRQKKHLTIHEKIHTGVKSFTCTECGKSFSQKHHRIIHERIHTAVKPFTCTECDKNFSQKSSLTKHQRIHTGEKLFICKECGESFSQKTSLIRHQKIHAGLKPFTYTECGKSFTRKEELTIY, from the coding sequence AACACACAGTACAACAGAGAATCCACACCAGCGTGAAAcgatttacatgtactgaatgtggtaaaagcttcagtaatAAGACAAACCTTATAATtcatgaaaggatccacacaggaaTCAAACCATTCACATgtagtgaatgtggtaaaagctacaGTCAGAAGTCATCACTTACAAGCCACCAGAGAATCCATTctggagtgaaaccatttacatgtacagaATGTGGAAAAAACTTCAGGCAGAAGAAACACCTTACAAACCAtgaaagaatccacacaggaATCAAACCATTCACATgtagtgaatgtggtaaaagcaacAGTCAGAAAAAATACCTCATAATTCATGAAAGAATTCATACAGGAGTCAAACCctttacatgtactgaatgtggtaaaagcttcagtcagaagtCATCACTTACaagccaccagagaatccacactggagtgaaaccatttacatgtacagaATGTGGCAAAAGCTTCAGGCAGAAGAAACACCTCACAATCCATgaaaaaatccacacaggagtaaaatcatttacatgtactgaatgtggtaaaagctttagtcagAAGCACCACCGCATAATCCATGAAAGAATCCACACAGCTGTCAAACCCTTCACATGTACAGAATGTGATAAAAACTTCAGTCAGAAGTCATCACTTACaaaacaccagagaatccacacaggagagaaactaTTTATTTGTaaagaatgtggtgaaagcttcagtcagaagacATCTCTCATAAGGCACCAGAAGATCCATGCTGGATTGAAACCATTTACATatactgaatgtgggaaaagctttacAAGAAAGGAAGAACTCACAATATACTAG
- the LOC115083190 gene encoding gastrula zinc finger protein XlCGF26.1-like, whose product MKCGKDLSQKKTPHNPRKSYTGVKPFTYNECGKSFSQRANLLLHERIHTGVKPFTGSECGKSFRQKSSLRIHVDVKPFTCTDCSKSFNRKPSVRRHKRMHTGVKTFTCIECGEIFNYKTHHTSYQTIHTLMNRPL is encoded by the coding sequence ATGAAATGTGGTAAAGACTTGAGTCAGAAGAAAACACCTCATAATCCAAGAAAGAGTTACACAGGAGTCAAACCCTTCACATATaatgaatgtggtaaaagcttcagtcagagGGCAAACCTCTTGCTACATGAAAGAATCCATACAGGAGTCAAACCGTTCACAGgtagtgaatgtggtaaaagcttcaggcaGAAGTCATCACTAAGAATCCACGTGGATGTGAAACCATTTACTTGTACTGATTGTAGTAAAAGCTTCAATAGGAAGCCATCGGTCAGAAGGCACAAGAGAATGCACACTGGAGtgaaaacatttacatgtatagAATGTGGCGAAATCTTCAATTATAAAACACACCACACAAGCTACCAGACAATCCATACACTAATGAATAGACCACTTTAG